The proteins below are encoded in one region of Paraburkholderia phenazinium:
- the rplV gene encoding 50S ribosomal protein L22 translates to MMEVKAIHRGARISAQKTRLVADQIRGLPVDKALNVLTFSPKKAAGIVKKVVLSAIANAEHNEGADIDELKITSIYIDKAASLKRFTARAKGRGNRIEKQSCHITVTVGN, encoded by the coding sequence ATGATGGAAGTGAAAGCAATTCATCGCGGTGCCCGCATCTCGGCGCAGAAGACGCGCCTTGTGGCTGACCAGATCCGCGGTTTGCCGGTCGACAAGGCGCTGAACGTTCTGACGTTCTCGCCGAAGAAGGCTGCGGGAATCGTGAAAAAGGTCGTGCTGTCGGCGATCGCGAATGCGGAGCACAACGAAGGCGCCGATATCGATGAGCTCAAGATCACGAGCATCTATATCGACAAGGCTGCCTCGCTCAAGCGTTTTACCGCGCGCGCTAAAGGCCGCGGTAACCGCATCGAGAAGCAATCCTGTCACATCACTGTGACGGTCGGTAACTAA
- the rpsS gene encoding 30S ribosomal protein S19, whose translation MARSVKKGPFCDAHLLKKVEAAAASRDKKPIKTWSRRSTILPDFIGLTIAVHNGRQHVPVYISENMVGHKLGEFALTRTFKGHAADKKAKK comes from the coding sequence ATGGCACGTTCTGTAAAAAAAGGTCCGTTCTGCGACGCCCATTTGCTGAAGAAAGTTGAGGCGGCTGCAGCTTCGCGGGATAAGAAGCCGATCAAAACCTGGTCGCGTCGTTCGACGATTCTGCCGGATTTCATCGGTTTGACGATTGCCGTGCACAACGGCCGTCAACACGTTCCGGTGTATATCTCGGAAAACATGGTCGGCCACAAGCTTGGCGAGTTCGCATTGACCCGGACGTTCAAGGGTCACGCGGCCGACAAGAAGGCTAAGAAATAA
- the rplB gene encoding 50S ribosomal protein L2 produces the protein MAIVKVKPTSPGRRAMVKVVNKDLHKGKPFAPLLDAQSSIAGRNNNGHITTRHKGGGHKHHYRVVDFRRTKDGIPAKVERLEYDPNRSANIALVLYADGERKYIIAPKGVTVGQQLMSGSEAPIRAGNTLPIRNIPVGTTIHCIEMLPGKGAQMARSAGTSAMLLAREGTYAQVRLRSGEIRRVHVECRATIGEVGNEEHSLRQIGKAGANRWRGIRPTVRGVAMNPVDHPHGGGEGKTAAGRDPVSPWGTPTKGYRTRSNKRTTSMIVQRRHKR, from the coding sequence ATGGCAATCGTTAAAGTTAAGCCGACTTCGCCGGGTCGCCGCGCGATGGTCAAGGTGGTCAACAAGGATCTGCATAAGGGCAAGCCGTTCGCACCGCTGCTCGACGCGCAATCCTCGATCGCCGGCCGTAACAACAACGGTCACATCACCACGCGTCATAAGGGCGGTGGTCATAAGCATCACTATCGTGTCGTCGATTTCCGTCGCACGAAGGATGGCATTCCGGCCAAGGTCGAACGTCTTGAGTACGATCCGAACCGTAGCGCGAACATCGCGCTGGTTCTGTACGCGGACGGCGAGCGCAAGTACATCATCGCTCCGAAGGGTGTGACGGTGGGTCAGCAACTGATGTCGGGTTCGGAAGCTCCGATCCGCGCAGGTAACACGCTGCCGATCCGCAACATTCCGGTCGGTACGACGATTCACTGCATCGAAATGCTGCCGGGCAAGGGCGCGCAAATGGCGCGTTCGGCTGGTACGTCGGCGATGCTGCTGGCTCGTGAAGGTACCTACGCACAGGTCCGCCTGCGTTCGGGTGAAATTCGCCGTGTGCACGTTGAGTGCCGCGCGACGATCGGTGAAGTTGGCAACGAAGAGCACAGCCTCCGTCAAATCGGTAAGGCTGGCGCAAACCGCTGGCGCGGTATCCGCCCGACGGTGCGTGGCGTTGCAATGAACCCGGTCGATCACCCGCACGGTGGTGGTGAAGGCAAGACGGCTGCAGGTCGCGACCCGGTGAGCCCGTGGGGCACGCCGACGAAGGGTTATCGTACCCGCAGCAACAAGCGCACGACGAGCATGATCGTCCAGCGCCGTCACAAGCGTTAA
- the rplW gene encoding 50S ribosomal protein L23 produces the protein MSEIRKNDHRLMQVLLAPVISEKATLVADKNEQVVFEVAPDATKQEVKAAVELMFKVEVDSVNVLVSKGKAKRFGRFMGKRKDVKKAYVCLKPGQEINFEAEAK, from the coding sequence ATGAGCGAGATTCGCAAGAACGATCATCGTTTGATGCAGGTCCTGCTCGCGCCGGTGATCTCCGAAAAGGCGACGCTGGTGGCCGACAAGAACGAGCAAGTCGTGTTCGAAGTCGCGCCGGATGCCACGAAGCAGGAAGTGAAGGCCGCTGTTGAACTGATGTTCAAGGTGGAAGTCGATTCTGTCAACGTGCTGGTCTCGAAGGGCAAGGCAAAGCGCTTTGGCCGCTTCATGGGCAAGCGCAAGGACGTGAAGAAGGCCTACGTCTGCCTGAAGCCTGGTCAGGAAATCAACTTTGAAGCGGAGGCCAAGTAA
- the rplD gene encoding 50S ribosomal protein L4, with product MELKLLNANGQEGAAVSASDVVFGRDYNEALIHQVVVAYQANARSGNRAQKDREQVKHTTKKPWRQKGTGRARAGMSSSPLWRGGGRIFPNSPEENFSHKVNKKMHRAGLCSIFSQLAREGRISVVDELTLEAPKTKLLAEKFKAMGLESVLVITDTVDENLYLASRNLAHVAVVEPRYADPLSLIYFKKILITKAAVAQIEELLS from the coding sequence ATGGAACTTAAGCTCCTGAATGCCAATGGTCAGGAAGGCGCAGCTGTTAGCGCGTCGGACGTCGTGTTCGGCCGTGATTACAACGAAGCCCTGATTCACCAGGTTGTGGTGGCCTACCAGGCTAACGCCCGTAGCGGTAACCGCGCGCAGAAGGACCGTGAGCAAGTCAAGCACACGACCAAGAAGCCGTGGCGTCAAAAGGGCACGGGTCGCGCCCGTGCCGGTATGTCGTCGAGCCCGTTGTGGCGCGGCGGTGGCCGTATCTTCCCGAATTCGCCGGAAGAAAACTTTTCGCACAAGGTTAACAAGAAGATGCATCGCGCAGGTCTCTGCTCGATCTTCTCGCAGCTGGCTCGCGAAGGCCGCATCTCGGTGGTTGACGAGCTGACGCTCGAAGCGCCGAAGACGAAGCTGCTGGCCGAAAAATTCAAGGCGATGGGTCTCGAATCCGTGCTGGTGATTACCGACACGGTTGACGAAAACCTGTACCTCGCGTCGCGCAACCTCGCCCATGTGGCAGTTGTCGAGCCGCGTTACGCCGACCCGCTGTCGCTGATCTACTTCAAGAAGATCCTGATCACGAAGGCTGCGGTCGCCCAGATCGAGGAGTTGCTGTCATGA
- the rplC gene encoding 50S ribosomal protein L3: protein MSLGLVGRKVGMTRIFTAEGDSIPVTVLDVSDNRVTQIKTVETDGYTAVQVAFGTRRASRVTKPLAGHLAKAGVQAGEILKEFQVDAAKAAELSNGAVVGPDLFEVGQKVDVQGVSIGKGYAGTIKRYNFASGRASHGNSRSHNVPGSIGMAQDPGRVFPGKRMTGHMGDDTVTVQNLEIARIDADRKLLLVKGAVPGAKGGKVFVTPAVKTRAVKGAK from the coding sequence ATGAGCCTTGGACTCGTAGGTCGCAAGGTTGGCATGACCCGTATCTTTACGGCTGAAGGGGATTCGATTCCCGTCACCGTTCTGGACGTGTCCGACAACCGCGTGACGCAGATCAAGACTGTGGAAACCGATGGCTATACGGCCGTTCAGGTTGCATTCGGTACGCGCCGTGCATCGCGCGTGACGAAGCCGCTGGCAGGTCATCTCGCCAAAGCCGGTGTTCAAGCCGGTGAAATCCTCAAAGAATTCCAGGTTGATGCCGCTAAGGCTGCCGAGTTGTCGAACGGCGCCGTGGTGGGTCCCGACCTCTTCGAAGTAGGCCAAAAGGTCGACGTGCAAGGCGTGTCGATCGGTAAGGGCTACGCCGGTACCATCAAGCGTTACAACTTCGCATCCGGCCGTGCCTCGCACGGTAACTCGCGCTCGCACAACGTGCCGGGTTCGATCGGTATGGCGCAGGATCCGGGTCGTGTTTTCCCGGGTAAGCGCATGACCGGTCACATGGGTGACGATACGGTAACCGTGCAAAACCTCGAAATCGCTCGTATCGACGCCGACCGCAAGCTGTTGCTGGTCAAGGGTGCCGTTCCGGGTGCTAAGGGCGGCAAGGTTTTCGTGACGCCGGCCGTGAAGACGCGCGCCGTGAAAGGAGCGAAATAA
- the rpsJ gene encoding 30S ribosomal protein S10, with protein MQNQKIRIRLKAFDYRLIDQSAAEIVDTAKRTGAIVRGPVPLPTRIQRFDILRSPHVNKTSRDQLEIRTHQRLMDIVDPTDKTVDALMKLDLPAGVDVEIKLQ; from the coding sequence ATGCAGAACCAGAAAATCCGCATTCGCCTGAAGGCTTTCGACTATCGCCTGATCGATCAATCGGCAGCTGAAATTGTCGACACGGCAAAGCGGACTGGCGCAATCGTTCGTGGTCCGGTGCCCCTGCCGACCCGTATTCAACGTTTCGACATCCTGCGTTCGCCGCACGTCAACAAGACGTCGCGCGACCAGCTCGAAATCCGCACTCACCAGCGCCTGATGGACATCGTTGACCCGACGGACAAGACCGTCGACGCACTGATGAAGCTCGATCTGCCGGCTGGCGTAGACGTGGAAATCAAGCTGCAATAA
- the tuf gene encoding elongation factor Tu: MAKGKFERTKPHVNVGTIGHVDHGKTTLTAAITTVLTAKFGGEAKAYDQIDAAPEEKARGITINTAHVEYETANRHYAHVDCPGHADYVKNMITGAAQMDGAILVCSAADGPMPQTREHILLARQVGVPYIIVFLNKCDMVDDAELLELVEMEVRELLSKYDFPGDDTPIIKGSAKLALEGDKGELGEVAIMNLADALDTYIPTPERAVDGAFLMPVEDVFSISGRGTVVTGRVERGVVKVGEEIEIVGIKPTVKTTCTGVEMFRKLLDQGQAGDNVGILLRGTKREDVERGQVLAKPGSINPHTHFTAEVYVLSKDEGGRHTPFFNNYRPQFYFRTTDVTGSIELPKDKEMVMPGDNVSITVKLINPIAMEEGLRFAIREGGRTVGAGVVAKILE, from the coding sequence ATGGCTAAAGGTAAATTCGAACGGACCAAGCCGCACGTGAACGTCGGCACGATCGGTCACGTTGACCACGGCAAGACCACGCTGACGGCAGCGATCACGACGGTGCTGACCGCGAAGTTCGGCGGGGAAGCGAAGGCGTATGACCAGATCGACGCGGCGCCGGAAGAAAAGGCGCGCGGCATCACGATCAACACGGCACACGTCGAGTACGAAACGGCGAACCGCCACTACGCGCACGTTGACTGCCCGGGCCACGCTGACTATGTGAAGAACATGATCACGGGCGCCGCGCAGATGGACGGCGCAATCCTGGTGTGCTCGGCCGCTGACGGCCCGATGCCGCAAACGCGTGAGCACATCCTGCTGGCACGTCAGGTTGGCGTTCCGTACATCATCGTGTTCCTGAACAAGTGCGACATGGTGGACGACGCTGAGCTGCTGGAGCTCGTCGAGATGGAAGTTCGCGAACTTCTGTCGAAGTACGACTTCCCGGGCGACGACACGCCGATCATCAAGGGTTCGGCCAAGCTGGCGCTGGAAGGCGACAAGGGCGAGCTGGGCGAAGTGGCGATCATGAACCTGGCCGACGCGCTGGATACGTACATCCCGACGCCGGAGCGCGCAGTGGACGGCGCATTCCTGATGCCGGTGGAAGACGTGTTCTCGATCTCGGGTCGTGGCACGGTGGTGACGGGTCGGGTTGAGCGCGGTGTGGTGAAGGTCGGCGAAGAAATCGAGATTGTGGGTATCAAGCCGACGGTGAAGACGACGTGCACGGGCGTGGAAATGTTCCGCAAGCTGCTCGACCAGGGTCAGGCGGGCGACAACGTGGGTATCCTGCTGCGCGGCACGAAGCGTGAAGACGTGGAGCGTGGCCAGGTGCTGGCCAAGCCGGGTTCGATCAACCCGCACACGCATTTCACGGCCGAAGTGTACGTGCTGAGCAAGGACGAAGGCGGTCGTCACACGCCGTTCTTCAACAACTACCGTCCGCAGTTCTACTTCCGTACGACGGACGTGACGGGCTCGATCGAGCTGCCGAAGGACAAGGAAATGGTGATGCCGGGCGACAACGTGTCGATCACGGTGAAGCTGATCAACCCGATCGCGATGGAAGAAGGTCTGCGCTTCGCCATCCGTGAAGGTGGCCGTACCGTCGGCGCAGGTGTCGTGGCCAAGATTCTCGAGTAA
- the fusA gene encoding elongation factor G — protein MARKTPIERYRNIGISAHIDAGKTTTTERILFYTGVNHKIGEVHDGAATMDWMEQEQERGITITSAATTAFWKGMAGDRAEHRINIIDTPGHVDFTIEVERSMRVLDGACMVYCAVGGVQPQSETVWRQANKYKVPRLAFINKMDRTGANFFKVYDQLKLRLKANPVPVVVPIGAEETFTGVVDLLKMKAIIWDDASQGTKFSYEEIPAELVDTCNEWREKMVEAAAESSEELMNKYLEEGELTEEEIVKGLRDRTIACEIQPMLCGTAFKNKGVQRMLDAVLDFLPSPIDIPPVTGELENGEQGERRAADDEKFSALAFKIMTDPFVGQLIFFRVYSGVVNSGDTVLNATKDKKERLGRILQMHANQREEIKEVRAGDIAAAVGLKDATTGDTLCDPQSPIVLERMIFPEPVISQAVEPKTKPDQEKMGLALNRLAQEDPSFRVQTDEESGQTIISGMGELHLEILVDRMKREFGVEATVGKPQVAYRETIRGKAEDVDGKFVKQSGGRGQYGHAVITLEPNEQGKGYEFLDEIKGGVIPREYIPAVDKGIQETLKAGVLAGFPVVDVKVHLTFGSYHDVDSNENAFRMAGSMAFKEAMRKASPVILEPMMAVEVETPEDYMGNVMGDLSGRRGIVQGMEDMIGGGKIVRAEVPLSEMFGYSTSLRSLSQGRATYTMEFKHYSEAPRNVSEAIINAKSK, from the coding sequence GTGGCTCGCAAGACACCTATCGAGCGCTACCGCAATATCGGTATTAGCGCTCACATCGACGCCGGCAAAACGACGACGACCGAGCGCATTCTGTTCTATACCGGCGTGAACCATAAGATTGGTGAAGTTCACGACGGCGCTGCCACCATGGACTGGATGGAGCAGGAGCAGGAACGCGGCATTACCATCACGTCGGCTGCTACCACGGCCTTCTGGAAAGGTATGGCTGGCGACCGCGCCGAGCACCGCATCAACATCATCGACACCCCGGGCCACGTTGACTTCACGATTGAAGTCGAGCGTTCGATGCGCGTGCTCGACGGTGCATGCATGGTTTACTGCGCAGTGGGCGGCGTGCAGCCGCAGTCGGAAACTGTGTGGCGTCAGGCTAACAAGTACAAGGTTCCCCGTCTCGCGTTCATCAACAAGATGGATCGTACCGGTGCGAACTTCTTCAAGGTCTACGACCAGCTCAAGCTGCGTCTGAAGGCGAACCCGGTTCCGGTTGTGGTGCCTATCGGCGCCGAAGAAACGTTCACGGGCGTGGTCGATCTGCTGAAGATGAAGGCGATCATTTGGGATGACGCGTCCCAGGGCACGAAGTTCTCGTACGAAGAAATCCCGGCTGAACTCGTTGACACGTGCAACGAGTGGCGTGAAAAGATGGTCGAGGCCGCGGCTGAATCGAGCGAAGAGCTGATGAACAAGTACCTCGAAGAGGGCGAGCTGACCGAAGAGGAAATCGTCAAGGGTCTGCGCGACCGTACGATCGCTTGCGAAATCCAGCCGATGCTTTGCGGTACCGCGTTCAAGAACAAGGGTGTGCAACGGATGCTGGACGCCGTGCTCGACTTCCTGCCGTCGCCGATCGACATCCCGCCGGTTACCGGCGAGCTGGAAAACGGTGAACAGGGTGAGCGCCGCGCTGCTGACGACGAAAAGTTCTCGGCACTGGCATTCAAGATCATGACCGACCCGTTCGTCGGCCAGCTGATCTTCTTCCGTGTGTACTCGGGCGTTGTGAATTCGGGAGACACGGTGCTGAACGCGACGAAGGACAAGAAGGAACGTCTGGGTCGTATTCTGCAGATGCACGCAAACCAGCGTGAAGAAATCAAGGAAGTCCGCGCAGGCGACATCGCTGCTGCAGTCGGCCTGAAAGACGCAACGACTGGCGACACGCTGTGCGATCCGCAGAGCCCGATCGTGCTCGAACGCATGATTTTCCCGGAGCCGGTGATTTCGCAGGCTGTTGAGCCGAAGACGAAGCCCGACCAGGAAAAGATGGGCCTGGCACTGAACCGCCTGGCTCAGGAAGATCCGTCGTTCCGCGTGCAAACGGACGAAGAATCGGGTCAAACTATTATTTCGGGCATGGGCGAGCTCCACCTCGAAATTCTGGTTGACCGGATGAAGCGCGAATTCGGCGTCGAAGCGACTGTCGGCAAGCCGCAGGTGGCTTACCGCGAGACGATTCGCGGCAAGGCGGAAGACGTTGACGGTAAGTTCGTCAAGCAGTCGGGTGGTCGCGGCCAGTACGGTCACGCGGTCATCACGCTCGAGCCGAACGAGCAAGGCAAGGGCTACGAGTTCCTGGACGAGATCAAGGGCGGCGTGATTCCGCGTGAATACATCCCGGCAGTCGACAAGGGTATCCAGGAAACGCTGAAGGCTGGCGTGCTGGCAGGCTTCCCGGTCGTTGACGTGAAGGTTCACCTGACGTTCGGTTCGTACCACGATGTTGACTCGAACGAAAACGCGTTCCGCATGGCCGGTTCGATGGCGTTCAAGGAAGCAATGCGCAAGGCAAGCCCGGTCATCCTCGAACCGATGATGGCTGTGGAAGTCGAAACGCCGGAAGACTACATGGGCAACGTGATGGGCGATCTTTCGGGCCGTCGCGGTATTGTTCAGGGCATGGAAGACATGATTGGCGGCGGCAAGATTGTTCGCGCCGAAGTGCCGCTGTCGGAAATGTTTGGCTACTCGACGTCGCTGCGTTCGCTGAGCCAAGGTCGTGCAACGTACACGATGGAGTTCAAGCATTATTCGGAAGCACCGCGCAACGTGTCGGAAGCAATCATCAACGCGAAGTCGAAGTAA
- the rpsG gene encoding 30S ribosomal protein S7, with protein MPRRREVPKREVLPDPKFGNVDVAKFMNVLMLSGKKSVAERIVYGAFEQIQTKGGKDPLEVFTVALNNVKPVVEVKSRRVGGANYQVPVEVRPSRRMALAMRWLREAAKKRSEKSMALRLAGELSEAAEGRGGAMKKRDEVHRMAEANKAFSHFRF; from the coding sequence ATGCCGCGTCGTCGCGAAGTCCCCAAGCGGGAAGTGTTGCCGGATCCGAAGTTCGGTAACGTAGATGTAGCCAAGTTCATGAACGTGCTGATGCTCTCCGGCAAGAAGTCGGTTGCCGAGCGTATCGTGTACGGCGCTTTTGAACAGATCCAGACCAAGGGTGGCAAGGACCCGCTGGAAGTGTTCACGGTAGCGCTCAACAACGTGAAGCCGGTGGTCGAAGTGAAGAGCCGTCGCGTTGGTGGTGCGAACTATCAGGTTCCGGTCGAAGTGCGTCCGTCGCGTCGTATGGCATTGGCGATGCGTTGGTTGCGCGAAGCTGCGAAGAAGCGCAGTGAGAAGTCGATGGCCCTGCGTCTGGCAGGTGAACTCTCCGAAGCGGCCGAAGGCCGTGGCGGCGCGATGAAGAAGCGCGACGAAGTTCACCGGATGGCAGAAGCCAACAAGGCGTTCTCGCACTTCCGTTTCTAA
- the rpsL gene encoding 30S ribosomal protein S12 — MPTINQLVRKGRASETVKSKSPALQDCPQRRGVCTRVYTTTPKKPNSALRKVAKVRLTNGFEVISYIGGEGHNLQEHSVVLIRGGRVKDLPGVRYHMVRGSLDTQGVKDRKQARSKYGAKRAKAGK, encoded by the coding sequence ATGCCAACCATCAATCAACTGGTTCGCAAAGGCCGCGCTTCCGAAACAGTGAAGAGCAAGAGCCCGGCTTTGCAGGACTGCCCCCAGCGTCGCGGCGTGTGCACTCGCGTGTACACCACGACGCCGAAGAAGCCGAACTCGGCACTTCGTAAGGTCGCCAAGGTGCGCCTGACGAACGGCTTCGAAGTCATTTCGTACATTGGTGGTGAAGGCCACAACCTGCAGGAACACTCGGTCGTGCTGATTCGCGGCGGTCGTGTGAAGGACTTGCCGGGTGTGCGTTACCACATGGTTCGCGGCTCGCTGGACACCCAGGGCGTCAAGGATCGTAAGCAGGCTCGTTCGAAGTACGGTGCCAAGCGCGCCAAGGCTGGCAAGTAA
- the recQ gene encoding DNA helicase RecQ has protein sequence MSRSLEILNEVFGYPAFRGQQGEIVEHVAGGGDCLVLMPTGGGKSLCYQIPSLVRREAGLGAGIVVSPLIALMQDQVAALKEVGVRAAYLNSTLSGPEAAATERALREGEIDLLYVAPERLMTSRFQELLERTRIGLFAIDEAHCVSQWGHDFRPEYIQLSVLHERFPNVPRIALTATADAITRDEIIHRLALDDARVFVSSFDRPNIRYRIVEKDNARTQLLDFIRAEHSRPDGTTDAGVVYCLSRRKVEETAEWLKEKGMRALPYHAGMEFEIRQKHQEMFQREEGIVMCATIAFGMGIDKPDVRFVAHLDLPKSVEGYYQETGRAGRDGMPANAWMAYGLGDVVQQRKMIDESDADDAHKRVQTGKLDALLGLCEAATCRRVRLLNYFGESSKPCGNCDTCLEPPDTWDATREAQMALSCVFRAQRASGFHFGAGHLIDILRGNRSEKILQRGHEKLTTFGIGAALGEPEWRAIFRQLVAFGYLTVDHEGFGSLVLTEASKAVLKSEQNVTMRRYVKPTRTRQSSGRTSERADPTIGMGPRERARWDRLRAWRTETAKTDGVPAYVIFHDATLAEIARNGPDSIETLRGIPGMGARKLDRFGWELLEVVGAD, from the coding sequence ATGTCCCGTTCGCTCGAAATCCTCAACGAAGTCTTCGGTTACCCCGCGTTCAGAGGGCAACAGGGGGAGATTGTCGAACATGTCGCCGGCGGCGGCGATTGCCTCGTGTTGATGCCGACGGGCGGCGGCAAATCGCTGTGCTACCAGATTCCGTCGCTGGTGCGGCGCGAGGCAGGGCTGGGCGCGGGGATCGTGGTGTCGCCGTTGATCGCGCTGATGCAGGATCAGGTTGCTGCGCTCAAGGAAGTCGGCGTGCGCGCGGCGTATCTGAATTCGACCTTGTCTGGCCCGGAGGCCGCCGCGACTGAGCGTGCATTGCGCGAAGGCGAGATCGATCTGCTGTATGTGGCTCCCGAGCGGCTGATGACGTCGCGCTTCCAGGAACTGCTCGAGCGCACGCGCATCGGCTTGTTTGCGATCGACGAAGCGCACTGCGTTTCGCAATGGGGGCACGACTTCCGCCCTGAGTACATTCAGCTGTCGGTGTTGCACGAACGTTTTCCGAACGTGCCTCGCATCGCGCTTACGGCTACCGCTGACGCCATCACGCGCGATGAAATCATCCACCGCCTCGCGCTCGACGATGCGCGGGTTTTCGTCTCCAGTTTCGACCGCCCGAATATCCGCTACCGGATCGTCGAAAAGGACAATGCGCGGACGCAATTGCTCGATTTCATCCGCGCCGAGCATTCCAGGCCCGACGGCACGACCGACGCCGGCGTCGTGTATTGCCTGTCACGTCGCAAGGTGGAAGAAACGGCCGAGTGGCTGAAAGAGAAGGGCATGCGTGCGCTGCCGTATCACGCTGGCATGGAGTTCGAGATTCGCCAGAAGCACCAGGAGATGTTCCAGCGCGAGGAAGGCATCGTCATGTGCGCGACGATCGCGTTTGGTATGGGCATCGACAAGCCGGATGTGCGTTTTGTCGCTCACCTGGATTTACCGAAAAGCGTCGAAGGCTACTACCAGGAAACGGGCCGCGCGGGCCGCGACGGCATGCCGGCGAACGCATGGATGGCCTACGGCCTCGGCGACGTCGTGCAGCAGCGCAAGATGATCGACGAATCGGACGCCGACGATGCGCATAAGCGCGTGCAGACCGGTAAACTCGACGCGCTGCTTGGCTTGTGCGAAGCGGCGACATGCCGCCGGGTGCGTCTGCTTAACTATTTTGGTGAATCGAGCAAACCCTGCGGCAATTGCGATACCTGTCTTGAACCGCCCGACACCTGGGATGCAACGCGGGAGGCGCAAATGGCGCTGTCCTGCGTGTTCCGCGCGCAACGGGCGAGTGGTTTCCACTTCGGCGCCGGCCATCTGATCGACATCTTGCGTGGCAACCGCAGCGAAAAGATCTTGCAACGCGGTCATGAAAAGTTGACCACCTTCGGAATAGGCGCTGCGCTGGGCGAGCCGGAATGGCGCGCCATCTTCCGCCAGCTCGTCGCGTTCGGGTACCTGACGGTCGACCATGAGGGCTTCGGCTCGCTGGTGCTCACCGAGGCCAGCAAAGCGGTACTCAAGAGCGAGCAGAACGTCACGATGCGCCGCTATGTGAAGCCGACGCGTACCCGCCAGTCGTCTGGCCGAACCAGTGAGCGCGCGGATCCGACGATCGGCATGGGGCCGCGCGAGCGCGCCCGCTGGGACCGTCTGCGTGCCTGGCGCACCGAGACGGCGAAGACCGACGGCGTGCCGGCCTACGTCATCTTCCACGACGCGACTTTGGCGGAAATTGCCCGCAACGGCCCCGATTCCATCGAGACCTTGCGCGGCATTCCGGGCATGGGTGCGCGCAAACTGGACCGCTTCGGTTGGGAATTGCTCGAAGTGGTCGGTGCCGACTAG